Within Chromatiales bacterium, the genomic segment CAGTTTGAGATTAGATACGGCACCGGTATCGCGCACGATGCCGAGCTGATAGATCTAGGTGTCAAGTATGATCTGTTGGAGAAGTTAGGGTCGTGGTATAGTTATAAAAAGGACAAAATAGGGCAAGGTAAGGACAATGTGCGCCTGTACTTGAAAGAGAATCCCAAGGTGGCAGAAGAGATAGAAAAGGATCTGCGTAGTTTACTCCTACAAGATATTTCGACCCCCGCAGAGCAGGCCAACAATGGTAATAAAGCCGATACCCATGCGTCTGACAAAGCAACGCAGAAAAATTCAGGTAGCACAGCTTAGTGGCTGATAGTAGTGCTGTTCTATTAAAAAAAGCCTTATCTTATTTAAGCCGACGAGAACACTACAGGGCAGAATTGCAATCCAAATTATCTAGAATTAAAGGCGCTAGCGCAGATGATATAGTAGCTGTATTGGATGGTCTGGAAGCCGAGGGTTTATTGTCAGATGCGCGTTATATAGAAGCTTTTATTATGTCTCGTCAAGCGAAACGCTACGGCCCTGTGCGCATCAAAATGGAATTGCAGCAAAAGAAACTGAATGCTGAAAGCGTTGCGCGCATCCTTGCGGCAGTGGATATTGATTGGCAACAAACTGCACAGCAGTGTTTGCGGAAGAAGTTTCCTCAAAAACCGACCAGCATAAGTGAATTGGCCAAGCAGCGAAATTTTCTTTGGCGACGCGGTTATAGCGAAGAGATGATACGCAAAGCAATCACCACCGATGATGACGATTGAAAATCAGTGACCGATATTAATGTAGACAGAAAGGCTTTCTATCGCTTGCTGAGCTATAGCTGGCAGCGCACCCGTTACTTTGCGATTGCGATTGTAGGCATGCTGATTTATGCAGCCAGCGACACCGGCTTTGCTATGTTGATGAAAC encodes:
- a CDS encoding regulatory protein RecX → MADSSAVLLKKALSYLSRREHYRAELQSKLSRIKGASADDIVAVLDGLEAEGLLSDARYIEAFIMSRQAKRYGPVRIKMELQQKKLNAESVARILAAVDIDWQQTAQQCLRKKFPQKPTSISELAKQRNFLWRRGYSEEMIRKAITTDDDD